GCCCAGGCGTCACAGCCAACGGTGCTGATGTACGGTTTGCTGTAGTACCATTCGATGCCTGTTTTCAGCCATTTGGTCTTGTCGTCGGGAACACCTTCTTTGGTCAGGTGCAGCAGCAGGCCTGCTTGGTCGTATTGGCGGAGCTCGGTGGCAGGAGGCAGGGCGAATGTGAGACGGGCGCGCTGGAAGGAGGAGAGCTTGTGGGTGGGCAGGATGGAGGGGTGGGTGGGTGCATTGAAGGCGTTGTGGGAGGGGGGCTTGCGCCAGATGTCTGTGCCGGGTGGGGAGGAGAGGGTGAAGGGCTCCCGGTTGGTTGTGGTAGTGTTGGGCGAAGACATGGTCGTGATGACCGAGGTGAGCACAGGGGAGAAAGCGAAGAGATGGGAATGGTGTGGGGGGAGAAGATGGGTGAGGGcatggctggtacttatacGTCGGTGTAGGCAGTCGTTGGATCCGATGGATTAGCAAGACGGGTCAAGGTCGGAAGCACCAGCCAGCTCAGGCATGGTTTCTTCCTGGAGGTCATGGTTCACGGTTATGGATGCACAGCAACGGCGAGGCGGACAGCCACTCCGGCGGCACGTCGTGATGAAGTGAGGGGCCGTTCTTGGCGAGAAAGTGCGAAATGCAGACGGCTCTGGGCTAGGGCTGCGAGGGTGGAGTGGTGCAAGTAGAATCGTACAGGTAGCGTAGTATGTGGAGTGGTGCGTGGGACATGTCAGGTGTTGACGCGACTCCAACATGTGGTGCTGGACAGAAGGCATGATCGACGCTGGCCTTGGCTGACGGAGCGGGGAAATGCGAGCTTCTTGCGCCGACTTGCGGCCAATCAGAGGGGTCGGGATGTGCTGAGTCATCATTTCATGTTCATGTTAATGTTCTTGTTCATGTTCGTGCCGGAGCTAGCGGTGGTGGTACATGGTGATTGATTCAGGTATTTACAAACGGCCGGGCTCTCGTCTCgttttctacttcttctgCTCGCCCTCCTTGGGCGGCTCCGGCTTGGGTGTAGGCAGCTTGAACTGCGCTGGGTCAGGGGTTGCACTGGCGAGGGTGGCATGGGACTCACGTTTTCGGGAGTGGTGTCCTGACCAGGGCCGACCTGCTCCCACGCGGCCGAACCGCCACGGAAGTTGCGGAAAGCCTGGGTCATCTCGAGGGGCTCGACGACGAtgcgcttcttctcctcgtcGTAGCGGATCTCGGTGTAGCCGGTCATGGGGAAGTCCTTGCGCAGGGGGTGGCCGTCGAAGCCGTAGTCGGTCATGATGCGGCGGAGGTCCGGGTGGCCGACGAAGAAGACGCCAAACAGATCGTAGACCTCGCGCTCGTACCAGTTGGCGCCGTCGTAGAGGTCGCAGAGCGAGGGGACGGGGGTGGCCTCGTCGGCGTACGTCTTGACGCGCAGGCGGGCGTTGTGGCGGATGGAGAGCATGTTGTAGACGACCTCGAAGCGCTGGTCCTTGGTGGGGTAGTCGACGGCGGTGATGTCTGAGATCTGCGTGTACTCGGCCGCCGTGTGGTTCTTGAGGAAGGAGAAGACGGGGAGGACGGCGGCGGGGGGGATGTAGATGGTGAGCTCGTCCTTCCAGACGGAGAATCTGGCGCGGTCAGCCACGGAAGGGCGTCAGGGGGCCGGGCGGGACGCACTGCTGGATGTACTTGGGCAGACACGACATGAGGTAGTTGCCGTAGGTGTGCAGGGCGTCGCCCTTTGCGCGCAGGGCGTCGACGGGGTTGACGAGGGCGCGCTTGAGCGGCTCGGGCGGGTTGCGCGGGGCGTACTGCACGTGTCAGTCAGTCAGCTCGAGGGCGTGTGCGGGCGCTGCGGGCGCTGCGGGCGATGCATTGAGCGTACGCGCATGTTGGGCGTCTCCGTGTTCCCGCCTGCGATCTCCTTGGCCCGCAGCGCGGTGGCGGAGAAGGCGCGGGCGGCCGTCGAGCGGGCGGCCGAGGCCAATGGCCGGCTGACAGCGAGCCGCAGTGCCattgtgcgtgtgcgtgtcgAGGCGGAGGGGGGCGGGTGATTGGGCGGGCGATTGGGGTGAGGGcggagggcgagggcggagggcgagggcggagggcgagggcgtcGACGTCGAGGGTCCAAGTGGCCGCCGACGAGCATCCCGacgttcttgttcttgttctcgCGGCAGAGCGGGCCCGAGCGCCCTGTTAGCGGACAGAGGTTGCAGCGGCGTGCTGCGTGTGCTCTCCTCTCCAGCGCGCTCCCATCCACCAGCCAGTTCCCGCCCGAGCCGTCGCAGCAGTCCAGCGCCTCTCGTTCCTTCCTCGACACGGCCGGCGTTTGTTTGCCTCTGTTGTGTTGCCTCTGTTGTGTTGCCTCTGTTGTCTtgccacatccacatccacatccagaCACATGCACATCCAGACACATCCACACCCAgacacatccacatccacacccATCCACACCCATCCACACCCACCTCCACACACACAGCCACACCCATACACACACGCCCACCTGCTGCACGCCTCTCGCCCATCGCACGTCGTCGCGCCTCGACATCTCACACCCACCCACCCACCATGTCCCGCCTCCAGTACGACCAGTtcgtcgacgacgacgaggacgagtGCTGCCCGCTCTGCGTCGAGGAGTTCGACCTGTCGGACAGAAACTTTCGCCCGTGTCCCTGCGGCTACCAAGTACGCCCGCCCTGACGACCCCCCCTCGGCTCGAGGCGCTGCGCTGACCGCCCCTCCCCCAGATCTGCCAGTTCTGCTACAACAACATCAAGACGACGATGAACGGGCTGTGTCCCGCCTGTCGCCGTCCCTACGACGACTCGACGATTGAGTTCAAGAACATCACCCCCGAAGAGTGCGTCCCCCGTGTCTCCCAGCCTCGCCCCCGCTCCCGCTAACCCGCGCAGGATGGCCAAGCACAAGCAGCAGATTGCCCAAAAGGCCAAGAAGAACGCCCAGATACGGCAGAAGGAGGCGCAAAAGGCAGAGGCCGACTCGCTCAGCCGCAAGCACCTCGCCGGCCTGCGCGTCGTCCAGAAGAACCTCGTCTACGTGACCGGCCTGACGCCCACGATACGCGAGGACCGCCTGCTCGACACCCTGCGCGGGCCCGACTACTTTGGCCAGTACGGCAAGATCATCAAGATCGTCGTCAGCAAGGCCCGCGAGAACGCCCAGCACCAGCAGTCGGTCGGCGTCTACGTCACCTTTGCCCGCAAGGAGGACGCCGAGGCCTGCATCACCGCCGTCGATGGCTCGCAGAACGGCGACCGCGTCCTGAGGTGCGTCGTCTCCCCTCGCCCCTCTACTCACTCGCTGTCCAGCCTGCTCACAGTCCCTGCAGGGCCCAGTATGGCACCACCAAATACTGCTCCGCCTACCTGCGCGGCGAGCAGTGCAACAACCGCAACTGCATGTTCCTGCACGAACCGGGCGAAGACAACGAGAGCTTCACCCGCCAAGACCTGTCCATGATGAACTCGATCCAAACCCAGCAGCCTGCGCAATCCTCCAGCTCCCGCTCCGCACCGCCCGCCCACCCGGGCCCTCCCGTCTCCGCCGCCTCTActgccaccgccaccgcctccactgccaccgccaccgcctccaccgccgccgccgccgctgcgcCCATGAGTCGACAGCAGAGCAACGAAGGCTCGAGTCCGACGCAAGACGCACCGGGCTTGCCAGCGACCGCAGGCTGGGCCAGCAAAGCAGCCCTCGAGCGCCGCGCGAGTCGCTCCACCATTGCATCGCATCCCAGCCCCATGGTGCCAAACGCCACGCCTGCGCAAGCTTCGAAAGCACAAACCCCCGCGCCAAAGAAGGAGGAGCCCCCCAAGGTAGAAGAGGCACCAAAGCCCAAGACCAGGAAGGAGGAAAAGAAGGAGGAACGCAAAAAGGAAAAGGCAAAAGAAAAGGCTGCCCAAGCATCCAAGTCTGCCAGCCCTCAATCGGCATCCGAGTCGGCACCAAAACTCGTCAAACCAAGTGCGGCTGGTTTCGAGGGTCTTCTCAAAGTCATCTGCAACGACGACTTCAAGTTCATCTTCTCCAACGCCGGCTTCTCCGAGGAGGATTTCAAGGCGATTGTCGAGTTTCCCCAACTTCTGGATCCCAATGGCGGCGCCAAGCGACGTGCGGCGAGGGAAAGGGAGCAGGAACTCGTCAAGAAGCAGCGCGAAGCCGAAGCCGAGGCCGAGGCCAAAGCGGCTGCCCAACCCCAACCGGCTCCTGTTGCCGAGCCCGAGGAGAACGAGGCAACGGCTGGAGGCAGCCTTCAGCTGGGCGGCGAGCCCGAGGGAGGCCATGAACCAGTCGCGAGTCACCAGAACCAGCACGCCATTGCTCCTCCCGGTCAGCAAGGGTTTGGCGGCAACTTGTTCGGCAACACGTCTCTGGCCGAAGACTTCAGCAGCCTTGGCTTGAACAACCGTGCCTTGACACccgcgcagcagcagcaacttCTGCTTTCCAACTTCAAGTCAGGCCCTCAGTCCGCCGGCCTCCTCTCCAACCTGCAGAACAGTCAGAACCAACAAAACCTCGCAGCCAATGCTCCCGGTCACGCAAGGCATACCTCCCGCTTCAGCTTTGCCAACGACGGCGCCTCTGCTTCCGCCAACGTTCAACCTGTCGCCAGCCAAAAGATCATGAACCAGCAAAACTCCATGATGCCAAAGAGTGCAACCCAATTCAACCAGATGCCGCAGCACCAAGCGTTGGGCGGCCAGTTCTTCACAAACGTCCAAGGACCGCCTCCTGGCCTGAAGCCCACGGGCACGCCCCCGGTCGGCGGCACCAACATGTTTGCGCAAGGTCATGGTTTTGCCACGGGCGGGCTGCCCTACGGCGCAAACGCAGCCGGTCGAAACACCAACGAGCTGTACCAGGACCTGCTCCGCAACAGAAACATGGACGGTGGTGGTGCTAGGACGGCGGATTCTGGTAAGCGTGAGTCAATGTTTCCTTCTTTCCTCAGTCAACACCCTTCGGCTTCTACGTCCCCTGCCCCTGGCCTGCTGAACTTCCCCTATGGACCCTCGCCTGGCGCTTACCAGGACTCTGGTTCGCAGaaatctaagaagaagggcaagaagcATCGCCACGCCAACACAACCTCCTCTGGAGGAGGTGGCATGGCAGACATGCAAGACCCGAGCATCTTACAGGCGAGGCTACACCAGGCGAACATGGCTGGTCAGGGCCCGTATGGCCAGGGTCAGAATGGCTTTTCTTCCCTTTACGCGAACAACAATAACTTCGGCGGCGCCGGACGGTGGTAGACCTTTCGCTTCTTTCACATAATTCGTCGGCCGCTGGGTCAGATATACCGTCTTGACACTTTTCAGTGGCCATGGCTGCACGGCGTTTGGGggcttttttttttttttcctttttttttcctttttTTTTGCGGCACTGCATCGGCACACCAACGAGTGCAAGGGCACTGAGTTGCCCGGCGTTAATCAACAGCCAGCCAGGGGCACAGGTAATTTGGCTTTGGCGTGATTTCATGGATTTTCAATACCTTCGCATCTTGTTCATGTCTTTCTTTACCTGGGCGGAATGTGCTGCTTTATCACACGCCTGGGTCAGCTTCTCTCGTCATCTTCGTCCTTAGCCATCGCATGTACGTAAAGTCCCCTTCCTGCCGCTGTCTAGTCGGCATGCTTACTTTCTAATAGAAAGATGGCTTCCTTACTCTTCTTCCGCCTTTGAAGTGACGAAGATGCTCGAGAGAACTAGCCTTGCAACATGATGTACTTAACTGCTTGCCGGCGCTGTACTGCTACCTTTCGCTGCCTTGCCACCGCCGTTTTTGTTGCTCCGTTGTTGTGCAAGCTTTAACCGGACAGTTGCTGACCCTATGCACAGTAGGCACGACATTCGCCGATGAGGACCAGGCTACGCTCGAGGTCGACGCTCTTGTCAACGATGACGAGAACGAGCCTGTGCGGCCTCCTCCGAGCCTCCCGCTCGCTGGACAGTTTTTCGAACAACCTCGTCGATCAACGCCATCCATTCCACCTGGATTCACTGCCCCTGCGATCCCCCGGGCCATAGCTGAGGAAGTAGCCTCACGCCCCGGCTCTCGCCCAGGTTCGCGTCCCATGTCGCGAACCACGTCTTCTACCATCGTGCCCGCAGTTCCCGTTGTGCCCGTCACACCCATCAAAGCCGAAACACCTGCAAAAGCAAAGAAGGGGAAGCAGGCCGCCAAAGCAGCAGAAGCAGTGGATGCTGCACCGGCAGCCACAAGAGTGGTACCTGCAACGCCAACGAAATCGCCAAGCAAGGCCCCAGTCGCAAAGGCACAGACTACAACGAGCACCCCAACGAAGACGGTAGAGGTGGCTGCGAAGAAGCCAGAGAAGAATTCCACGCCAGACACACCTGTCAAGGCCACGGTGAAGAGCAAGGCAGCCAGCAAGAAGACCGAGAAGGCTGAAAAACCAGCAAGCACCGCCGAGGACAACAGCCCAAAGTTGCCCGACAAAGAGAGTGCAGATGCTCCGATTGGTACTGGAGCGCCCAACGCAAACACCAAACGACAGCCCCCGGGCAAAATTGATATTCCAACGACCAAGAATGTCGAGAAGGAGCCTACGCCTGCAACGATCCCGAAGAAAGGGGAGTCACCAATGAAGAACGTGCGCGCGCTTCCTCCAACCTCATCTCCCTCGGTGCCTGCAAGTCCCGCCGTAACGGCAGCTCCATCTCCTATCAAGCACACGGCCGCCCCGCGAACACTGCGACTGGTTTCCACCCCCAAGGCAGAGACTCCGCCGGCTGTCGTTACGCCAACACCTCCACTGCCTCATATTCCTACCGTGGACAAGTTGAGGTCCAGGCAGGCCAGCATTGCGTCCTTGAACCAGCCGGGCACGCCAGCAAGCGAGCCAATCTCCGATACTGCCTCGATGACATCAGGCATGATTTCTAGGGCTAGCTCTCCGCCTCCTCCAAGCACTATTGTCGGCTCGGCTCCGGTGAGGAAGATGACGAAAGCGCAAGCCAAGAAGAACAGACAGGAGCGCAAACGACAGGAAGAGGAGACCACGGCAGCGGACGAGAAGTCTGATGTCGAAGTCGTCCAAGCTCCAATCATCGGCCGTAAGAAGAAAGCCAAGAAGCCATCCACCACCCCGAAACCAGTCGCTGCTATGGCTTCTGCCATGGCTGCTGCAAAGAGTCAGCCTGCTTCGCCCAAGTCTGCTACCGTGGAGGATGAGCTGGTGGAGACACCAACTGTGGCATCGGTCAA
The Ascochyta rabiei chromosome 9, complete sequence DNA segment above includes these coding regions:
- a CDS encoding RING-type E3 ubiquitin transferase; this encodes MSRLQYDQFVDDDEDECCPLCVEEFDLSDRNFRPCPCGYQICQFCYNNIKTTMNGLCPACRRPYDDSTIEFKNITPEEMAKHKQQIAQKAKKNAQIRQKEAQKAEADSLSRKHLAGLRVVQKNLVYVTGLTPTIREDRLLDTLRGPDYFGQYGKIIKIVVSKARENAQHQQSVGVYVTFARKEDAEACITAVDGSQNGDRVLRAQYGTTKYCSAYLRGEQCNNRNCMFLHEPGEDNESFTRQDLSMMNSIQTQQPAQSSSSRSAPPAHPGPPVSAASTATATASTATATASTAAAAAAPMSRQQSNEGSSPTQDAPGLPATAGWASKAALERRASRSTIASHPSPMVPNATPAQASKAQTPAPKKEEPPKVEEAPKPKTRKEEKKEERKKEKAKEKAAQASKSASPQSASESAPKLVKPSAAGFEGLLKVICNDDFKFIFSNAGFSEEDFKAIVEFPQLLDPNGGAKRRAAREREQELVKKQREAEAEAEAKAAAQPQPAPVAEPEENEATAGGSLQLGGEPEGGHEPVASHQNQHAIAPPGQQGFGGNLFGNTSLAEDFSSLGLNNRALTPAQQQQLLLSNFKSGPQSAGLLSNLQNSQNQQNLAANAPGHARHTSRFSFANDGASASANVQPVASQKIMNQQNSMMPKSATQFNQMPQHQALGGQFFTNVQGPPPGLKPTGTPPVGGTNMFAQGHGFATGGLPYGANAAGRNTNELYQDLLRNRNMDGGGARTADSGKLGTTFADEDQATLEVDALVNDDENEPVRPPPSLPLAGQFFEQPRRSTPSIPPGFTAPAIPRAIAEEVASRPGSRPGSRPMSRTTSSTIVPAVPVVPVTPIKAETPAKAKKGKQAAKAAEAVDAAPAATRVVPATPTKSPSKAPVAKAQTTTSTPTKTVEVAAKKPEKNSTPDTPVKATVKSKAASKKTEKAEKPASTAEDNSPKLPDKESADAPIGTGAPNANTKRQPPGKIDIPTTKNVEKEPTPATIPKKGESPMKNVRALPPTSSPSVPASPAVTAAPSPIKHTAAPRTLRLVSTPKAETPPAVVTPTPPLPHIPTVDKLRSRQASIASLNQPGTPASEPISDTASMTSGMISRASSPPPPSTIVGSAPVRKMTKAQAKKNRQERKRQEEETTAADEKSDVEVVQAPIIGRKKKAKKPSTTPKPVAAMASAMAAAKSQPASPKSATVEDELVETPTVASVKAQPTRNSASATPEPEVVSEEQRDRREPSAQSVLNDLQKTGEILVSALEFFKPLSSTLTHGSRSNPSGHPTSPPDLKIHFAEADLDALAKKKPIRLGGHGDKPDSRTLITPNGKFFWGLSHELEEKALSLESQIEQLAGQARFHPSSRSNTHYNPPYSPTSDVLPAIATALKEAGKKLSPGSPTSNRKLDPATYSHTLSQVHPNDLPPATLSPPPAQQQTPADAGAYLNQFVLPRTDNPPPNQSRSEMAAVGGAPGSGTRSISVATHQFEKAARAVIEGGAVGSTEIDGLGSMVGDRSGGVFVRGLESLVGAGLGVGGNGNKNGNEGREALDARLDVQGLFGRFEMGPGNELRSVSGGLGGSVGHGNGYSTATSASSRGSVLSLEEAETAMLSARREHEVLERKLAALMKKNRKLAVGGAR